CACGAAGCCGATTTTTGTTTGTACCGCCACGGGGAATCGAACCCCGATTACCAGGATGAGAACCTGGCGTCCTAACCGTTAGACGATAGCGGCAAAATTAATTTTAGATTTAAGATTTCAGATTTTTGATTGACGATTTATTTTTTGGATTTTATTAAATGATAAAAGTATTTTTTACTCTAAAATTTGCCCGACAATATCTTTATATCCTCGCAGGAATTCTTCGGCTGTTATTTTTTTTCTCCCTTCAAGCTGGAGTTTTTTGGTAATTAAAGCATTTTGCCCGCATTGGACAGCCAGTTGGTTGTTATGCAAAAAGGTTTGTCCCGGTTTATATTTATTAATCTCCAAAATTTTCGGGTTAAAATTTTTTATATTTAATTTTTTGTTTTTAAATTTCGTCCAGGTTCCTGGCCAAGGATTAAGAGCTCTGGCCATTTTTTCAATTTCTTCCGCTTCTTTTTCCCAATTTATTTTTCCGTCTTCTTTTTTTAAAGTCGGAGCGTAACTGGCCATGGAATTATCCTGCGGTTCTGGTTTTATTTTTCCGTTTATATAATTTTTAATGGTAGCGGAGAGAATTTTTGCCCCCAGTTCTGCCAGTTTATCATGCAGGGTTTCGGCCGTTTCTTCCGGGTTTATTTTTATTTCAGTTTGCTTTAAAATCGGGCCGGTGTCAAGGCCTTTTTCTATCTTCATTACGGTCACTCCGGTTTTTTTATCACCGGCTAAAATCGGGGCCTGCACGCAAGCCGCGCCGCGCCAGCGAGGCAGGAGCGAACCGTGGACATTTATCCAGCCAAAGCGGGGAATATCCAAAATTTCCTGGGGGATTATTTGGCCATAAGCTATTAACACGGCCAAATCGGGTTTTGCCCCCTTAATTTTTTCTTTGATTTCAGCTATTTTATTCGGCTGCCAAACCGGAATATTATTTTTTTGCGCTTCAATTTTTATTGATGAAGGAGTAAGGATTTGTTT
Above is a window of Patescibacteria group bacterium DNA encoding:
- the fmt gene encoding methionyl-tRNA formyltransferase, with translation MSNRNPIKLIFAGTPDFAVPGFRALLSDKDFKILAAITQPDKPVGRKQILTPSSIKIEAQKNNIPVWQPNKIAEIKEKIKGAKPDLAVLIAYGQIIPQEILDIPRFGWINVHGSLLPRWRGAACVQAPILAGDKKTGVTVMKIEKGLDTGPILKQTEIKINPEETAETLHDKLAELGAKILSATIKNYINGKIKPEPQDNSMASYAPTLKKEDGKINWEKEAEEIEKMARALNPWPGTWTKFKNKKLNIKNFNPKILEINKYKPGQTFLHNNQLAVQCGQNALITKKLQLEGRKKITAEEFLRGYKDIVGQILE